In the genome of Prionailurus viverrinus isolate Anna unplaced genomic scaffold, UM_Priviv_1.0 scaffold_64, whole genome shotgun sequence, one region contains:
- the LOC125159833 gene encoding zinc finger X-linked protein ZXDB — MESPRLLPATGTRQSGGAGIPAGGSRVHGSPDPRAGQVPARRLVLLRGLQDGGPGRRREEARAASRGPGPSPLATRPDYAGGGGDSGDGGGSDFFLVLLDPVGGDVETSEARQASGPVGREEAQSGPQLQKGESGANPAGFMALGPCSLSAVPTPVSAPAPGPGPAATFAGTVTIHNQNLLLRFENGVLTLATPPPPAWEPGVAPAPQPGGLMAHQAGIPHAAQPSDCPELPPDLLLAEPAEPAPAPAPEEEAESQLAAAESPRRPLGPGPGVVLYLCPEAQCGQTFAKKHQLKVHLLTHSSSQGQRPFKCPLGGCGWTFTTSYKLKRHLQSHDKLRPFGCPAEGCGKSFTTVYNLKAHMKGHEQENSFKCEVCEESFPTQAKLSAHQRSHFEPERPYQCAFSGCKKTFITVSALFSHNRAHFREQELFSCSFPGCSKQYDKACRLKIHLRSHTGERPFLCDFDGCGWNFTSMSKLLRHKRKHDDDRRFMCPVEGCGKSFTRAEHLKGHSITHLGTKPFVCPVEGCCARFSARSSLYIHSKKHLQDVDTWKSRCPVSTCNKLFTSKHSMKTHMAKRHNLSQDLLAQLEAANSLTPSSELTSQGQSDLNDAELVSLFSDVPGSSSAAVLDTALVNSGILTIDVASVSSTLAGNLPANNNNSLGQAVDPRTLMATSDLPQSLDTSLFFGTTASGFQQGPLDMDDASSLSVGPLASLGPLAMKNSSQEPQALTPSSKLTVDTDALTPSSTLCENSVSELLTPTKAEWNVHPDSDFFGQEEETQFGFSNPAGNHGSQKETDLITVTGSSFLV; from the coding sequence ATGGAAAGCCCAAGGCTGCTCCCGGCTACCGGGACGCGACAGAGCGGCGGTGCTGGCATCCCTGCGGGCGGCAGCCGGGTCCACGGAAGCCCTGACCCGCGGGCTGGCCAGGTCCCCGCGCGCCGACTCGTGCTGCTCCGGGGCCTCCAAGATGGCGGGCCCGGGAGGCGGCGCGAGGAGGCCCGCGCGGCCTCACggggcccaggccccagcccgTTGGCGACCAGGCCTGATTACGCTGGCGGCGGTGGCGACAGCGGCGACGGCGGTGGCAGCGACTTTTTCCTGGTGCTGCTGGACCCAGTGGGTGGTGATGTGGAGACCTCGGAAGCCCGCCAGGCCTCAGGGCCTGTAGGAAGGGAGGAGGCCCAGTCTGGCCCACAGCTCCAGAAGGGTGAGAGTGGCGCGAATCCCGCGGGCTTCATGGCGCTGGGTCCCTGTAGTCTGTCCGCGGTTCCAACACCAGTCtcggcccctgccccaggcccggGACCCGCCGCCACCTTCGCGGGCACCGTCACCATCCACAACCAAAACCTGCTTTTGCGCTTTGAGAATGGTGTCCTCACCCTTGCCACGCCCCCGCCGCCAGCCTGGGAGCCTGGGGTCGCGCCTGCCCCTCAGCCCGGGGGTCTGATGGCTCACCAAGCGGGGATCCCACACGCAGCGCAGCCCAGCGACTGCCCCGAGCTGCCGCCCGACCTCCTGCTGGCCGAACCGGCTGAACCGGCGCCTGCCCCGGCGcctgaggaggaggcagagagccaGCTCGCAGCAGCCGAGAGCCCCCGCAGGCCGCTGGGCCCGGGCCCGGGGGTGGTGCTGTACCTGTGTCCCGAGGCCCAGTGCGGACAAACCTTTGCCAAGAAGCACCAGCTGAAGGTGCACCTGCTGACTCACAGCAGCAGCCAGGGCCAGCGGCCCTTCAAGTGCCCCCTGGGCGGCTGCGGCTGGACTTTCACCACCTCCTACAAGCTCAAGAGGCACCTGCAGTCTCACGACAAACTTCGGCCCTTTGGCTGCCCTGCGGAGGGCTGTGGCAAGAGCTTCACCACAGTGTATAACCTTAAGGCACACATGAAGGGCCATGAGCAGGAGAACTCATTCAAGTGCGAAGTGTGCGAGGAGAGCTTCCCTACACAGGCCAAACTCAGCGCCCACCAACGCAGCCATTTCGAGCCCGAGAGGCCCTATCAGTGCGCGTTTTCCGGCTGCAAGAAGACGTTTATCACAGTGAGTGCCCTGTTTTCCCACAACCGTGCCCACTTCAGGGAACAGGAACTCTTCTCCTGCTCTTTTCCTGGATGCAGCAAACAGTACGACAAGGCTTGTCGCCTGAAAATTCACCTGCGGAGCCACACAGGTGAGAGACCTTTCCTTTGTGACTTTGACGGCTGTGGCTGGAACTTCACCAGCATGTCCAAACTCTTAAGGCACAAAAGGAAGCACGATGATGACCGGAGGTTCATGTGTCCTGTGGAAGGCTGTGGGAAATCTTTCACGAGGGCCGAGCACCTGAAAGGCCACAGCATAACCCACCTGGGCACAAAGCCTTTTGTGTGCCCTGTGGAAGGCTGCTGTGCCAGGTTCTCTGCTCGCAGTAGTCTCTACATTCACTCCAAGAAACACTTGCAGGATGTGGACACTTGGAAAAGCCGTTGCCCAGTCTCTACTTGTAATAAACTTTTCACATCCAAGCACAGCATGAAGACCCACATGGCCAAAAGGCACAACCTCAGCCAGGATCTCTTAGCTCAGCTGGAAGCTGCAAATTCTCTTACACCCAGCAGTGAACTTACCAGCCAGGGACAGAGTGATCTCAATGATGCAGAGCTAGTGTCTCTCTTCTCTGATGTGCCTGGCAGTAGTTCTGCTGCAGTGTTGGACACAGCACTGGTGAACTCTGGAATCTTGACTATTGATGTGGCTTCTGTGAGTTCAACTCTGGCAGGGAACCTCcctgctaataataataattccttagGGCAGGCTGTGGACCCTCGGACCTTGATGGCCACCAGTGACCTTCCCCAAAGTCTGGatacctctctcttttttggaaCAACAGCCTCTGGTTTTCAGCAGGGTCCCTTAGATATGGATGATGCCTCAAGTCTAAGTGTGGGGCCATTGGCATCTCTGGGCCCTTTGGCTATGAAAAACTCGAGTCAAGAACCCCAAGCTTTGACGCCCAGCAGCAAGCTAACAGTGGACACAGATGCTCTGACTCCTTCCAGCACCCTTTGTGAAAACAGTGTCTCAGAACTACTGACGCCAACCAAAGCAGAATGGAATGTACATCCTGACTCTGACTTCTTTGGACAGGAGGAAGAAACCCAGTTTGGATTTTCCAATCCAGCAGGAAACCATGGTTCTCAGAAAGAAACAGATCTTATCACAGTGACTGGCAGCTCATTTTTGGTATGA